The proteins below come from a single Streptomyces spongiicola genomic window:
- a CDS encoding transglycosylase domain-containing protein, whose product MSEHRRKPPQPEGGGRAAARRGAQQAPTGRRPARGASTSSPSAAHGEERPYEGRAAARRAAQRAGGGRRRASETGGAGIGGHGGGRRGTGGPGGPDPGRKRLVDYPRHDRYGWRRWVPSWKLVAGLCLAFLGSLMTAGTIAYAVVEVPDQNKAAAAQNNVYYYADGSQLAATGGEVNRQIVSIDNIPTHMQNAVISAENKTFQTDKGIDPAGIARAVVNMAKGGQTQGGSTITQQFVKNAMLGDQSQTLNRKVKELFISMKVGTELQKPKIMEGYLNTSYYGRGAYGIQAAARTYYGVNAKELTASQCAFLASLLKGATYYDPAGATEIDSRATPKANTERATKRWMWILGEMRKDGHLTAEEHSKAVEQFPMPDKPKKNAQLSGQTGYLVDLAKAYFINNNDRGITAEHLAKGGYEIHTTFDKKKVEKLTKAVEDVRDKHIDAEKRPETDTHVQFGGASVNPKTGAIVAIYGGEDATKHFTNNADKTGAQVGSTFKPFVLAAAMRDGVRDPNSGPVQGPEERRIVDPDQSRYNGLNKLKIKKYDGSVWRNEKGEEWLQRNDGDESYRNISLREAMIHSANSPFVQLGMDVGVDKVRQAALDAGLREDSLIEADVPSFSIGISDPSAIRMAGAYATFAANGEQREPYSVTKVEHAGQAIFEHEDRSERKFSSAVSSNITDVLRDVVEDPEGTGRNARLPGRDVAGKTGTTDGNKSAWFVGYTPQLATAIDMYRMDDNAENKNRKFLEMFGTGGQQKIHGSSFPSEIWHDYMEQALKGAEVERFSEPEPLGAEAVYGGGLNSPEPTPSSQTPSETPSETPSETPSETPSETPKPSESCNRFDWTCDPTAGQDGDPTNGGTDTGATDGGATDGGVTTSPSPPTGGGNGSGNGGANGGANGSQGSGNGGGWLGGSEG is encoded by the coding sequence ATGAGCGAGCACCGTCGCAAGCCGCCGCAGCCCGAGGGCGGCGGACGTGCCGCGGCCCGGCGCGGCGCCCAGCAGGCTCCGACTGGCCGCCGCCCCGCCCGGGGCGCAAGCACCAGCTCTCCCTCCGCCGCGCACGGAGAAGAGCGACCCTACGAAGGCCGGGCCGCTGCCCGCCGCGCCGCGCAGCGAGCCGGGGGCGGCCGCAGAAGGGCCTCCGAGACCGGCGGTGCCGGGATCGGGGGCCACGGTGGCGGCCGGCGTGGCACCGGTGGTCCGGGCGGACCGGACCCCGGCCGGAAGCGGCTGGTCGACTACCCGCGTCACGACAGGTACGGCTGGCGCCGCTGGGTGCCGTCGTGGAAGCTCGTGGCCGGTCTCTGCCTCGCCTTCCTCGGCAGCCTGATGACGGCCGGCACCATCGCGTACGCGGTGGTGGAGGTCCCGGACCAGAACAAGGCGGCCGCGGCGCAGAACAACGTCTACTACTACGCCGACGGGTCGCAACTGGCCGCCACCGGTGGTGAGGTCAACCGTCAGATCGTCTCGATCGACAACATCCCCACCCATATGCAGAACGCGGTGATCTCGGCCGAGAACAAGACGTTCCAGACCGACAAGGGCATCGACCCGGCGGGCATCGCGCGAGCCGTGGTCAACATGGCCAAGGGCGGCCAGACCCAGGGCGGCTCGACCATCACACAGCAGTTCGTGAAGAACGCCATGCTCGGAGACCAGTCGCAGACCCTGAACCGCAAGGTCAAGGAACTCTTCATCTCCATGAAGGTCGGCACCGAGCTGCAGAAGCCGAAGATCATGGAGGGCTACCTCAACACGTCGTACTACGGGCGCGGCGCCTACGGCATCCAGGCCGCCGCCCGTACCTACTACGGCGTGAACGCCAAGGAGCTCACCGCGAGCCAGTGCGCCTTCCTCGCCTCGCTCCTCAAGGGCGCGACGTACTACGACCCGGCCGGTGCGACGGAGATCGACTCCAGGGCCACCCCGAAGGCCAACACCGAGCGCGCCACGAAGCGCTGGATGTGGATCCTGGGCGAGATGCGCAAGGACGGGCACCTCACCGCCGAGGAGCACTCGAAGGCCGTCGAGCAGTTCCCGATGCCCGACAAGCCGAAGAAGAACGCGCAGCTCAGCGGACAGACCGGATACCTGGTCGACCTTGCCAAGGCCTACTTCATCAACAACAACGACCGGGGCATCACCGCCGAGCATCTCGCCAAGGGCGGCTACGAGATCCACACGACCTTCGACAAGAAGAAGGTCGAGAAGCTGACCAAGGCCGTCGAGGACGTCCGCGACAAGCACATCGACGCGGAGAAGCGCCCCGAGACGGACACCCACGTCCAGTTCGGCGGCGCCTCGGTGAATCCCAAGACCGGAGCGATCGTCGCCATCTACGGCGGCGAGGACGCGACGAAGCACTTCACCAACAACGCCGACAAGACCGGTGCCCAGGTCGGCTCGACCTTCAAGCCGTTCGTGCTCGCCGCGGCGATGCGGGACGGCGTGCGCGACCCGAACTCCGGGCCCGTCCAGGGCCCGGAGGAGCGCAGGATCGTCGACCCGGACCAGAGCCGCTACAACGGCCTCAACAAGCTCAAGATCAAGAAGTACGACGGCAGCGTCTGGCGGAACGAGAAGGGCGAGGAGTGGCTCCAGCGCAACGACGGTGACGAGTCCTACCGGAACATCAGCCTGCGCGAAGCGATGATCCATTCCGCCAACTCGCCCTTCGTCCAGCTGGGCATGGACGTCGGTGTCGACAAGGTGCGCCAGGCGGCGCTGGACGCCGGTCTGCGCGAGGACTCGCTGATCGAGGCCGACGTGCCGTCCTTCTCGATCGGCATCTCCGACCCCAGCGCGATCCGGATGGCCGGCGCCTACGCCACCTTCGCCGCCAACGGGGAGCAGCGGGAGCCGTACTCGGTGACGAAGGTGGAGCACGCGGGCCAGGCGATCTTCGAGCACGAGGACAGGTCGGAGCGGAAGTTCTCCTCGGCGGTGTCCAGCAACATCACCGACGTGCTGAGGGACGTCGTCGAGGACCCCGAGGGCACGGGCCGCAACGCACGCCTCCCGGGCCGGGACGTCGCCGGCAAGACCGGTACCACGGACGGCAACAAGTCGGCGTGGTTCGTCGGCTACACGCCCCAGCTGGCGACCGCCATCGACATGTACCGGATGGACGACAACGCGGAGAACAAGAACCGGAAGTTCCTGGAGATGTTCGGAACGGGCGGTCAGCAGAAGATCCACGGTTCGTCGTTCCCGTCCGAGATCTGGCACGACTACATGGAGCAGGCGCTCAAGGGCGCCGAGGTCGAGCGCTTCTCCGAGCCCGAGCCGCTCGGGGCCGAAGCCGTGTACGGCGGCGGTCTCAACAGCCCCGAGCCGACGCCGTCGTCTCAGACGCCGTCGGAGACCCCCTCGGAGACGCCGTCGGAGACCCCCTCGGAGACGCCGTCGGAGACCCCGAAGCCCTCGGAGTCCTGCAACCGGTTCGACTGGACCTGCGACCCGACCGCCGGTCAGGACGGCGATCCGACCAACGGCGGGACCGACACGGGCGCCACGGACGGCGGGGCCACGGACGGCGGTGTGACCACCAGTCCGTCACCGCCGACAGGCGGCGGCAACGGCAGCGGCAACGGGGGCGCCAACGGGGGCGCCAACGGATCTCAGGGAAGCGGGAACGGCGGCGGCTGGCTGGGAGGATCGGAAGGCTGA
- a CDS encoding inositol-3-phosphate synthase has protein sequence MGSVRVAIVGVGNCAASLVQGVEYYKDADPGSKVPGLMHVQFGDYHVRDVEFVAAFDVDAKKVGLDLADAIGASENNTIKICDVPSTGVAVQRGHTLDGLGKYYRETIEESAEAPVDIVQVLKDKQVDVLVCYLPVGSEDAAKFYAQCAIDAKVAFVNALPVFIAGTKEWADKFTAAGVPIVGDDIKSQVGATITHRVMAKLFEDRGVVLDRTMQLNVGGNMDFKNMLERERLESKKISKTQAVTSQIPDRELGEKNVHIGPSDYVAWLDDRKWAYVRLEGRAFGDVPLNLEYKLEVWDSPNSAGVIIDALRAAKIAKDRGIGGPILSASSYFMKSPPVQYFDDEARANVEKFIKGEVER, from the coding sequence ATGGGTTCGGTTCGCGTAGCCATCGTCGGCGTGGGCAACTGCGCCGCCTCGCTGGTGCAGGGCGTCGAGTACTACAAGGACGCAGACCCGGGCAGCAAGGTGCCGGGTCTGATGCACGTCCAGTTCGGCGACTACCACGTCCGTGACGTCGAGTTCGTCGCCGCCTTCGATGTCGACGCGAAGAAGGTCGGCCTCGATCTCGCGGACGCCATCGGTGCCAGCGAGAACAACACCATCAAGATCTGCGATGTGCCGTCCACCGGCGTGGCCGTCCAGCGCGGCCACACCCTCGACGGTCTCGGCAAGTACTACCGCGAGACCATCGAGGAGTCCGCCGAGGCCCCGGTCGACATCGTCCAGGTCCTCAAGGACAAGCAGGTGGACGTACTTGTCTGCTACCTGCCGGTCGGTTCCGAGGACGCCGCCAAGTTCTACGCCCAGTGCGCCATCGACGCCAAGGTCGCCTTCGTCAACGCTCTCCCGGTGTTCATCGCGGGCACCAAGGAGTGGGCCGACAAGTTCACCGCCGCCGGTGTGCCGATCGTCGGTGACGACATCAAGTCGCAGGTGGGTGCCACCATCACGCACCGTGTGATGGCGAAGCTCTTCGAGGACCGGGGCGTCGTCCTGGACCGCACGATGCAGCTGAACGTCGGCGGCAACATGGACTTCAAGAACATGCTCGAGCGCGAGCGCCTGGAGTCCAAGAAGATCTCCAAGACGCAGGCCGTCACCTCGCAGATCCCCGACCGCGAACTCGGCGAGAAGAACGTCCACATCGGCCCGTCCGACTATGTCGCCTGGCTGGACGACCGCAAGTGGGCCTATGTGCGCCTGGAGGGTCGCGCCTTCGGTGACGTCCCGCTGAACCTGGAGTACAAGCTCGAGGTCTGGGACTCCCCGAACTCGGCCGGGGTCATCATCGACGCACTGCGCGCCGCGAAGATCGCCAAGGACCGCGGTATCGGCGGGCCGATCCTCTCCGCGTCCTCCTACTTCATGAAGTCCCCGCCGGTCCAGTACTTCGACGACGAGGCCCGCGCGAACGTCGAGAAGTTCATCAAGGGCGAGGTCGAGCGCTAA
- a CDS encoding PadR family transcriptional regulator, with the protein MSRRSGILEFAVLGLLREAPMHGYELRKRLNTSLGIFRAFSYGTLYPCLKTLVASGWLIEEPGSAPEDALAASLAGRRAKIVYRLTAEGKEHFEELLSHTGPDSWEDEHFAARFAFFGQTEREVRMRVLEGRRSRLEERLEKMRASLARTRERLDDYTLELQRHGMESVEREVRWLNELIESERAGRDQRRSMATGEAARQDNTSGRSGGPPRRGDGASLGGAAARYPDPPDPSEDTTN; encoded by the coding sequence ATGAGCCGGCGTTCCGGCATTCTCGAATTCGCTGTCCTCGGTCTGCTCCGTGAGGCCCCCATGCACGGGTACGAGCTGCGCAAACGGCTCAACACCTCGTTGGGCATCTTCCGGGCCTTCAGTTACGGGACCCTCTACCCCTGCCTCAAGACGCTGGTCGCCAGCGGCTGGCTGATCGAGGAGCCGGGCAGCGCTCCCGAGGACGCTCTCGCCGCCTCTCTCGCGGGGCGCCGGGCCAAGATCGTCTACCGGTTGACGGCGGAAGGCAAGGAGCACTTCGAGGAGCTGCTCTCCCATACCGGCCCCGACAGCTGGGAGGACGAGCACTTCGCGGCCCGCTTCGCCTTCTTCGGCCAGACGGAGCGCGAGGTGCGAATGCGGGTGCTGGAGGGCCGACGCAGCCGGCTCGAGGAGCGTCTGGAGAAGATGCGCGCCTCCCTCGCCCGCACACGCGAGCGCCTAGACGACTACACGCTGGAGCTTCAACGGCACGGCATGGAATCCGTCGAGCGCGAGGTCCGCTGGCTGAACGAACTCATCGAGAGCGAGCGGGCCGGGCGGGACCAGCGACGGTCCATGGCCACCGGGGAAGCCGCTCGGCAGGACAACACATCCGGCAGGTCGGGCGGCCCGCCACGGCGCGGGGACGGAGCGTCCCTCGGAGGCGCCGCTGCGCGGTACCCCGACCCGCCGGATCCGTCCGAAGACACCACCAACTGA
- a CDS encoding MFS transporter has translation MPVVRDLRVLLRLTNFRRLLAVRLLSQSADGVYQVALATYIVFSPERQATAGAIAAAMAVLLLPYSLIGPFAGVLLDRWPRRQVFLHGNLLRAALAGCTAMLMLATVPDWLFYASALCVTAVNRFVLAGLSAALPRVVDEQRLVMANSLSPTAGTIAATVGGGLAFAVRIAASDSDVVVVLLGAALYLCAALASLRISRELLGPDPELMQPRLAAALASTARGLVSGLRHLAERRSAARALAAMTMLRFCYGALTVMVLMLSRYTWSSTESEGLRLLALAVALSGAGFFAAAAVTPWAVGRVGRYGWMASLAGAGSVLEPALGLTFAPAPVLIAAFALGLVTQGSKIVTDTVVQTSVDDGFRGRVFSLYDMLFNVSFVGAAGVTAVMLPPDGRSVPLVALLAALYGLSAVALLRWRRTEGESLRGGG, from the coding sequence ATGCCCGTCGTACGTGATCTGCGCGTACTCCTGCGCCTGACGAACTTCCGCCGTCTGCTCGCCGTGCGGCTGCTGTCGCAGTCGGCCGACGGTGTGTACCAGGTCGCGCTCGCCACGTACATCGTCTTCTCCCCGGAGAGACAGGCCACCGCGGGCGCCATCGCGGCCGCGATGGCCGTGCTGCTCCTGCCCTACTCCCTCATCGGTCCGTTCGCCGGAGTGCTCCTGGACCGATGGCCGCGCCGGCAGGTCTTTCTCCACGGAAACCTCCTACGAGCGGCCCTGGCCGGCTGTACGGCCATGCTGATGCTGGCGACCGTCCCCGACTGGCTCTTCTACGCTTCCGCGCTCTGCGTCACGGCGGTCAACCGCTTTGTACTGGCGGGGCTCTCGGCGGCGCTTCCGCGGGTCGTCGACGAACAGCGGCTCGTGATGGCCAACTCCCTCTCACCGACTGCGGGCACCATCGCAGCCACGGTCGGCGGCGGCCTCGCCTTCGCCGTTCGCATCGCCGCTTCCGACTCGGACGTGGTCGTTGTGCTGCTCGGTGCAGCCCTCTATCTCTGCGCGGCTCTGGCATCGCTTCGCATCAGCCGCGAGCTACTCGGCCCCGATCCGGAACTGATGCAGCCACGGCTGGCCGCGGCCCTGGCCTCGACCGCCCGCGGTCTCGTCAGCGGACTGCGCCATCTGGCGGAACGACGCTCCGCCGCTCGTGCGCTGGCCGCGATGACCATGCTGCGTTTCTGCTACGGCGCGTTGACGGTGATGGTCCTCATGCTCTCCCGCTACACCTGGTCCTCGACGGAGTCCGAGGGACTGAGGCTTCTCGCCTTGGCTGTGGCTCTCTCCGGTGCCGGATTCTTCGCCGCCGCGGCCGTCACACCGTGGGCGGTCGGCCGGGTCGGCCGCTACGGCTGGATGGCGTCCCTCGCAGGCGCCGGGAGCGTTCTGGAACCCGCCCTTGGACTGACCTTCGCTCCGGCGCCGGTCCTCATCGCGGCATTCGCCCTCGGGCTGGTCACTCAAGGGTCGAAGATCGTGACCGACACGGTCGTCCAGACCTCCGTCGACGACGGGTTCCGAGGTCGGGTCTTCTCCCTCTACGACATGCTCTTCAACGTCTCCTTCGTGGGCGCCGCCGGGGTGACCGCGGTGATGCTCCCGCCGGACGGGCGATCCGTCCCGCTGGTAGCCCTACTGGCTGCGCTCTACGGTCTGAGTGCCGTGGCACTCCTGCGCTGGCGCCGCACCGAAGGGGAGTCCCTGAGGGGCGGTGGGTGA
- a CDS encoding CCA tRNA nucleotidyltransferase, which yields MPNANEDNLTELSQAQRRAVSELLRVSPVADDLARRFQDAGFRLALVGGSVRDALLGRLGNDLDFTTDARPEDVLKIVRPWADSVWDVGIAFGTVGCQKDGRVGDGVQRFQIEITTYRSEAYDRTSRKPEVSYGDSIEEDLVRRDFTVNAMAVALPEKEFIDPHGGVRHLASRVLRTPGAPEDSFSDDPLRMLRAARFAAQLDFEVAPEVIAAMTEMADRIDIVSAERVRDEFNKLVLAPNPRRGLALLVGTGLAGRFLPELPALRLESDEHHRHKDVYEHSLIVLEQAITLEEDGPDLVLRLAALLHDIGKPRTRRFESDGRVSFHHHEVVGAKMTKKRLTALKYSNDQVKDIARLVELHLRFHGYGTGEWTDSAVRRYVRDAGPLLERLHKLTRSDCTTRNKKKASALSRTYDELEQRIAQLQEREQLDAIRPDLDGNQIMEVLGAGPGPVIGEAYAFLLELRLENGPMGRDDAVAALKEWWAAQD from the coding sequence GTGCCGAACGCCAACGAAGACAACCTCACCGAACTGAGCCAGGCGCAGCGCCGTGCCGTGAGCGAGCTGCTGCGCGTGTCCCCGGTTGCCGATGATCTCGCCCGTCGATTCCAGGATGCCGGATTCCGTCTGGCACTGGTCGGTGGCTCGGTGCGGGACGCGTTGCTCGGCCGGCTCGGCAACGATCTCGACTTCACGACCGATGCCCGCCCGGAGGACGTTCTGAAGATCGTCCGCCCCTGGGCGGACTCCGTGTGGGACGTGGGAATCGCGTTCGGTACGGTCGGCTGCCAGAAGGACGGCCGGGTCGGGGACGGCGTTCAGCGCTTCCAGATCGAGATCACTACCTACCGTTCCGAGGCCTACGACCGGACCTCACGGAAGCCGGAGGTCTCCTACGGCGACTCGATCGAGGAAGACCTCGTCCGTCGCGACTTTACGGTGAACGCGATGGCCGTCGCGCTCCCGGAGAAGGAGTTCATCGACCCACACGGAGGGGTGCGGCACCTGGCCTCGCGGGTTCTGCGCACCCCGGGCGCCCCGGAGGACTCGTTCTCCGATGATCCACTGCGTATGTTGCGCGCGGCCCGGTTCGCCGCGCAGCTCGACTTCGAAGTCGCCCCCGAGGTCATCGCCGCGATGACGGAGATGGCCGATCGCATCGACATCGTCTCGGCCGAGCGGGTCCGGGACGAGTTCAACAAGCTGGTCCTCGCTCCGAACCCCCGCAGGGGACTGGCGTTGCTCGTCGGCACGGGACTCGCCGGTCGCTTCCTCCCGGAGCTTCCGGCGCTGCGGCTGGAGAGTGACGAGCACCACCGGCACAAGGACGTCTATGAGCACTCACTGATCGTGCTGGAACAGGCCATCACGCTGGAGGAGGACGGACCGGACCTCGTCCTGCGGCTCGCGGCACTCCTCCATGACATCGGCAAGCCGAGGACCCGGCGCTTCGAATCGGATGGCCGCGTATCGTTCCACCACCACGAAGTGGTGGGCGCCAAAATGACCAAGAAGCGCCTTACGGCGCTCAAGTACTCAAACGACCAGGTCAAGGACATTGCCCGGCTTGTGGAACTGCATCTGCGCTTCCATGGGTACGGCACCGGTGAGTGGACCGACTCGGCCGTGCGTCGCTATGTACGGGACGCCGGGCCGCTGCTTGAGCGCCTGCACAAGCTGACCCGCTCCGACTGCACCACGCGTAACAAGAAGAAGGCGAGCGCACTTTCCCGCACCTACGACGAGTTGGAGCAGCGCATCGCCCAGCTTCAGGAGCGGGAGCAGCTGGACGCGATCAGGCCGGATCTGGACGGCAACCAGATCATGGAGGTCCTGGGGGCCGGTCCAGGGCCCGTCATCGGCGAGGCGTACGCGTTCCTGCTGGAGCTGCGACTCGAGAACGGGCCGATGGGGCGGGATGACGCGGTGGCGGCCCTGAAGGAGTGGTGGGCCGCTCAGGACTGA
- a CDS encoding glycosyltransferase family 87 protein — translation MPSPEKTMPQHDEPQVSPTRRDEIAAAGSELIGGPVGRWARVGGSRLTPVRVVALVAIGMFALGMVQKIPCYDWAWFRGASSQYTHACYSDIPHLFLGRGFADGLVPYFDRLDGDMEYLEYPVLTGLFMQVAAWLTPHGGSVQHREQIYWMVNAGMLMICAAIIAVCVARTHRRRPWDGLLVALAPAFALTATINWDLLAVALTAAAMLMWSRGRALAFGILVGLATAAKLYPLLLLGPLLVLCWRAGRYREYGTAVLGAAGAWLAVNLPVMLLAPEGWKRFYTFSQERQVDFGSFWLIITQRTGESIEVGTVNTYATALMLLACAGIAGLALTAPRRPRFAQLAFLVVAAFVLTNKVYSPQYVLWLIPLAVLARPRWRDFLIWQACEVVYFLGIWMYLAYTTSGDKHQGLPPEGYQLAIAVHLLGTLYLCAVVVRDALMPERDVVRRDGSDDPSGGVLDRAPDVFVLAGAAHPPRPGAHSVQGSRVEWGTTGPAAG, via the coding sequence ATGCCGAGCCCGGAGAAGACGATGCCTCAGCACGACGAGCCGCAGGTCAGTCCCACGCGGAGGGACGAGATCGCGGCCGCCGGCAGTGAGCTGATCGGGGGCCCCGTCGGCCGCTGGGCACGGGTCGGCGGCAGCCGGCTCACACCCGTGAGAGTCGTCGCCCTGGTGGCGATCGGGATGTTCGCGCTCGGCATGGTGCAGAAGATCCCCTGCTACGACTGGGCGTGGTTCCGCGGCGCCAGCTCGCAGTACACGCACGCCTGCTACTCCGACATCCCTCATCTGTTCCTGGGACGCGGTTTCGCCGACGGCCTGGTGCCGTACTTCGACCGGCTGGACGGCGACATGGAGTACCTCGAGTACCCCGTGCTGACCGGATTGTTCATGCAGGTCGCCGCATGGCTCACACCGCACGGCGGCTCGGTCCAGCACCGCGAGCAGATCTACTGGATGGTCAACGCGGGCATGCTGATGATCTGTGCCGCGATCATCGCCGTATGTGTCGCGCGGACCCATAGACGCAGGCCGTGGGACGGGCTGCTGGTGGCCCTCGCGCCCGCGTTCGCCCTCACCGCCACCATCAACTGGGACCTGCTGGCGGTCGCCCTCACAGCGGCGGCGATGCTCATGTGGTCACGCGGGCGCGCTCTGGCCTTCGGCATCCTCGTCGGGCTCGCCACGGCGGCCAAGCTCTACCCGCTGCTCCTGCTGGGCCCCCTGCTGGTGCTGTGCTGGCGGGCCGGCAGGTACCGGGAGTACGGGACGGCCGTCCTGGGCGCGGCGGGGGCCTGGCTGGCGGTGAATCTGCCGGTGATGCTGCTCGCGCCCGAGGGGTGGAAGAGGTTCTACACGTTCAGTCAGGAGCGGCAGGTCGACTTCGGGTCCTTCTGGCTGATCATCACACAGCGCACGGGCGAGTCGATCGAGGTCGGCACGGTCAACACCTATGCGACGGCGCTGATGCTGCTGGCCTGCGCCGGCATCGCGGGGCTGGCCCTCACCGCCCCGCGCAGACCGCGGTTCGCGCAGCTGGCCTTCCTCGTCGTGGCGGCGTTCGTCCTCACCAACAAGGTCTACTCGCCGCAGTACGTGCTGTGGCTGATCCCCCTCGCGGTGCTCGCCAGACCGCGCTGGCGGGACTTCCTGATCTGGCAGGCCTGCGAGGTCGTGTACTTCCTGGGCATCTGGATGTACCTCGCCTACACGACGAGCGGGGACAAGCACCAGGGCCTTCCACCGGAGGGCTACCAGCTTGCGATCGCCGTCCACCTGCTGGGGACGCTCTACCTGTGCGCGGTGGTCGTGCGGGACGCCCTCATGCCCGAGCGGGACGTGGTACGGCGGGACGGCTCGGACGACCCGTCCGGTGGAGTACTGGACAGGGCACCGGACGTCTTCGTCCTCGCTGGGGCGGCCCACCCCCCGAGGCCTGGGGCCCATTCCGTGCAGGGCTCGCGGGTGGAGTGGGGGACGACCGGCCCGGCGGCCGGCTGA